TTCTCCTCTCAGGTGACCGAAGCGTCGCCGTCTTCTGAGAGGGAGAAAGAGGGTGACGTTTCAACCTTCACCATCGTTCGCGAAGCACCGCCAAAATTTGCAAAACCCGCGCCGACCGCTGCAGAGGCAACGCGTGCCGTCAGCGAAAATCTGCACCGCGAAATCGAACGCGGTCGGCTGGCGATCAACACGCTCGCAGCGCTCGACCTGCCGCTCATGGCCTGCGATGGTAATGGCAATGAAATGTTTCACAACCGCGCGTTCGCCGAAATTCGCCTGCGCGATGCGATGCATCTTTCAAGCGCCGACCTGATACAGCGGGCGAAAGATGCCATCACCGAAAGTGCGATGAAAGGCGAACTCGACATCGAACGCGCAGTTGTACTGAAAGCCGGCCCGCGTGGCTACCGGGTCTCTTGCAAGGCGATTCGCGACTATGACAACCCGGCAGCGCGCGCAGTAGGTTATATTTTTTGGCTGGTGGCTACCTCACCCCCCACCCCCCTCTCCTTAAGGAGAGGGGGAGGAGCCGTCGAAGACGGCGGAGGGGGTGAGGTCAACTACGCAGGCAAGACCTTGCCAGAAATTCTGCAGGCCGAAGAAGCACGCGTGCTTGCCTGGGCGATGCAAGAGGCGAATGGCAACCAGTCTGATGCGGCGCTGCTCTTGAATATTCCCCGGCAGACATTCAACTAC
The sequence above is a segment of the Turneriella parva DSM 21527 genome. Coding sequences within it:
- a CDS encoding helix-turn-helix domain-containing protein, producing MTAPELLNADVLHRLMRIFMEYKTDILPVVERGRIVGQIDRLSLIEALSEIKAEGAYLAMQPAETSEELLRRLDESGGDGLATVNRQFEFNALWGRAEILQAQGKIPQVKIWTPPAPQVDSEPQAVPSPPTTLPRGEGRANIPFSSQVTEASPSSEREKEGDVSTFTIVREAPPKFAKPAPTAAEATRAVSENLHREIERGRLAINTLAALDLPLMACDGNGNEMFHNRAFAEIRLRDAMHLSSADLIQRAKDAITESAMKGELDIERAVVLKAGPRGYRVSCKAIRDYDNPAARAVGYIFWLVATSPPTPLSLRRGGGAVEDGGGGEVNYAGKTLPEILQAEEARVLAWAMQEANGNQSDAALLLNIPRQTFNYRYRKLMRAKEPRVRGSERKQP